A region of Tigriopus californicus strain San Diego chromosome 7, Tcal_SD_v2.1, whole genome shotgun sequence DNA encodes the following proteins:
- the LOC131883810 gene encoding centrosomal protein of 104 kDa-like, whose product MGPHRLPYRVVYCESHDEDYTPSQLLSPGPECKGWRAAQYCIYPEDLIIQLETCSHIEKIQVMVHHTLIPSAIEIQLGDMMPNPKHPDAPPDHKRCLFASLGEVALESNKKINFKGRQMQTIEVDGFNKGLFLKLLLKKNHLNRYNEYNQVSLMGLNVIGTPIDKDKHSEKPLYKLSHRDDLAFLMYMDTDIAEVIEQLEVCRQAAKEARRGEYKNKINEATAGLELAGLALGAKGVSKAIHLEKKDYKAVKELERQIQQERDELYREYNVSDLLEKNGHLPINDERPTELPPPVRHKSRPKSRSPSPGQEPPPRRTSLPPPRSPRRSLPSPISSPSRQSRTPTPPYRSPTPQEETPPRSPSPTRSQPIDLSNVYIDDRDIHPAKDTLPEAEADPEESEESRSPRKTRLSEQDKKELRVAIEVFGEETIMRAINKNPSVKEEADCEIQRTLESYNRDDLKPAKMMRGTTQIVVRMIKDKVWAIFTVGCNITEILFGSFLVEYKLSKKEIEASTSKVYKELIQRGCDTSDRVSDKAEATIQRMLQAPDVQETGVIQQQLLQPLPPNKEHPKMAVIKAELVVYMIDELNLVDRKYSSLDQVTEFGMAAVNHTTARVRKLGEKIMKKLFKIDPDRVRELIPPDNPKNRKANHNLRSLYKKF is encoded by the exons ATGGGCCCTCATAGATTGCCTTACCGTGTGGTTTATTGTGAGAGCCACGACGAGGACTACACGCCCAGTCAGCTATTATCTCCTGGACCCGAGTGCAAAGGATGGAGGGCGGCTCAATATTGTATTTACCCAGAG GATTTGATCATACAATTGGAGACATGCAGCCACATCGAAAAAATCCAAGTCATGGTGCATCACACTTTGATTCCATCCGCCATCGAGATTCAATTGGGAGATATGATGCCCAATCCCAAGCATCCTGATGCACCTCCCGATCACAAAAGATGCTTGTTTGCTTCATTGGGAGAGGTTGCTTTGGAAAGCAACAAgaagatcaatttcaaaggcCGACAAATGCAAACGATCGAAGTTGACGGCTTTAACAAAGGGTTGTTCCTCAAGCTTCTATTGAAGAAGAACCATTTAAATCGTTATAATGAGTACAATCAAGTCAGTCTCATGGGTTTAAATGTGATTGGTACTCCAATTGACAAAGACAAACACTCGGAGAAACCATTGTATAAGCTCTCTCATCGAGACGATTTGGCATTCCTTATGTACATGGACACCGACATTGCTGAG GTTATTGAACAATTGGAAGTTTGTCGTCAAGCGGCCAAGGAGGCAAGGAGAGGGGAGTATAAGAATAAAATTAACGAAGCCACCGCGGGGTTGGAGCTCGCCGGATTGGCCTTGGGAGCCAAAGGAGTATCGAAGGCCATTCATCTTGAGAAGAAGGACTACAAAGCAGTCAAAGAGCTCGAGCGGCAGATACAACAAGAACGAGACGAGCTCTATAGAGAATACAACGTTTCCGACCTCTTGGAGAAGAATGGTCATTTGCCTATCAATGACGAAAGGCCAACGGAATTGCCTCCCCCAGTCAGACACAAGAGCCGTCCTAAGAGCCGAAGTCCTTCGCCGGGTCAAGAGCCCCCGCCACGAAGGACATCCCTTCCCCCTCCGAG ATCCCCTCGGCGAAGTTTGCCTTCTCCGATATCTTCACCATCTCGTCAATCAAGAACCCCTACCCCTCCATATCGGAGTCCCACGCCGCAAGAAGAAACCCCACCACGATCCCCAAGTCCAACCAGGTCCCAACCTATCGATCTGTCCAACGTCTACATTGATGATCGAGATATCCATCCCGCTAAAGACACGTTGCCTGAAGCTGAAGCTGATCCTGAAGAGAGCGAGGAATCAAGATCCCCGCGGAAAACCCGTCTTAGTGAACAGGACAAGAAAGAACTCAGGGTGGCCATTGAGGTGTTCGGCGAGGAGACTATCATGAGAGCCATCAATAAAAACCCCTCAGTTAAAGAGGAAGCCGATTGTGAGATCCAGCGGACTCTAGAGTCGTACAATCGAGACGATTTGAAACCTGCCAAGATGATGAGGGGAACAACCCAGATTGTGGTGCGGATGATCAAAGATAAG GTCTGGGCTATCTTCACGGTTGGATGTAACATCACTGAAATCTTATTTGGAAGTTTCCTAGTTGAATACAAGCTTTCAAAGAAGGAAATTGAAGCCTCCACCTCAAAAGTTTACAAAGAACTCATTCAGAGGGGATGTGACACCTCAGACCGGGTCTCAGACAAAGCCGAGGCGACCATTCAAAGGATGTTACAAGCACCTGATGTCCAAGAGACAGGTGTCATCCAACAACAACTGCTTCAACCTCTTCCTCCTAACAAGGAGCATCCCAAAATGGCAGTCATCAAGGCTGAGCTGGTTGTTTACATGATTGATGAACTCAACCTGGTGGACCGGAAATATTCATCCTTGGATCAAGTGACAGAATTCGGCATGGCGGCTGTGAATCATACTACGGCACGTGTGAGAAAGTTGGgagaaaagatcatgaagaaaTTGTTTAAAATCGATCCTGACCGGGTGAGGGAACTCATTCCACCGGATAACCCCAAGAATCGGAAAGCCAACCACAATTTGCGTAGTCTATATAAAAAGTTTTAA
- the LOC131884004 gene encoding FMRFamide receptor-like, whose protein sequence is MEAQETTNSIMNESFHVNSSSSPTPAWTEEASSFDFVFEGVTLSTVTLLGLAANFLAIVVLLRPRMRSSFHTLLVALAFFDVLYLMMSQMIFGFPGLSRYYENRIYPLILPFCYGCAHIGRVGSVYLTMSVTIERYFAIVHPLRHFRGKKVLIPMSVGLTTLYNIPKFFELRYDSERREIYQTAMRQNPIYVTYYIFWSKFIFVEIIPYISIIVLNWMVMVKIYKSTSFQKKFRYRSTVRNTTRLPFEESPIRNKSRSSLSKSPRKALRLGRARDSGRGKSQGINPQTQRSNSESHPNHSSVREDSPTTRQTQEKNLAAVLIGISLLFIFCQSAKIIPDLYEVIYCRWPSDEPKDCEITTFVTTMVSVSHLLLAINSSSNFIIYAWRGTKFRAELMELIRCTPTGSHDAMDQTQVSYRNGVGSHAKLPMSSVCTKYIYTTDAQSSIEVEDEPSRKPSYLTVPTDEEHVSSSLDEDDLEMVVIMNKSTQRPCAKSIYGGQRAHSNML, encoded by the exons ATGGAGGCACAAGAAACGACAAATTCAATTATGAACGAATCATTTCATGTCAATTCTTCGTCTTCTCCGACCCCTGCCTGGACCGAGGAAGCCAGTTCGTTTGACTTCGTGTTCGAGGGTGTCACCCTGTCCACGGTCACCCTGCTCGGCCTCGCCGCTAATTTCCTGGCCATTGTGGTCTTACTGCGGCCTCGAATGAGAAGTTCCTTTCACACTTTACTAGtggccttggccttcttcGATGTGCTGTACCTTATGATGAGCCAGATGATCTTCGGCTTCCCCGGCCTATCTCGCTACTACGAGAACAGGATTTACCCGCTCATACTACCGTTTTGCTACGGGTGCGCTCACATTGGGCGGGTGGGATCAGTTTATCTGACCATGTCAGTGACTATAGAGAG ataTTTCGCCATTGTTCATCCCTTGAGGCATTTCCGTGGCAAGAAGGTCCTTATTCCGATGTCCGTGGGACTCACCACGTTGTATAACATTCCCAAATTTTTCGAGCTCCGTTATGATTCGGAGCGACGCGAGATCTATCAGACTGCTATGAGACAAAACCCAATCTATGTGACCTACTACATCTTCTGGTCGAAATTCATCTTCGTGGAGATCATTCCTTACATCTCGATCATCGTGCTGAATTGGATGGTCATGGTGAAGATTTATAAATCCACGAGCTTTCAAAAGAAGTTCCGATATCGGAGCACTGTCAGAAACACCACTCGATTGCCCTTTGAAGAG AGCCCAATTCGAAATAAGAGCCGATCCTCACTCTCCAAGTCACCACGAAAGGCTCTCAGACTCGGTCGGGCTCGCGATTCGGGACGTGGCAAGTCGCAAGGAATCAATCCTCAAACTCAACGTTCCAATTCCGAGTCACATCCTAATCACTCAAGTGTTCGGGAGGATAGCCCTACCACAAGACAGACGCAGGAGAAGAACTTGGCAGCCGTTTTAATTGGCATCTCGCTCTTGTTTATCTTTTGCCAGTCGGCCAAGATAATCCCGGATCTGTATGAGGTGATCTACTGTCGTTGGCCTTCGGATGAGCCAAAGGATTGCGAGATCACGACCTTCGTCACCACAATGGTTTCGGTGTCACATCTTCTGTTGGCTATCAACTCATCGTCTAACTTCATTATTTACGCATGGAGAG gtaCGAAGTTTCGTGCTGAGTTAATGGAGCTGATCCGTTGTACTCCTACTGGGTCCCACGATGCCATGGATCAGACCCAGGTGTCCTATCGCAATGGGGTCGGATCCCATGCCAAGTTACCCATGTCAAGCGTTTGTACAAAGTACATTTATACCACGGACGCTCAATCCAGTATTGAAGTCGAGGACGAGCCCAGCCGAAAACCCAGTTACTTGACGGTTCCCACCGACGAGGAGCATGTGTCCAGTTCCTTGGATGAGGATGATCTCGAGATGGTGGTGATAATGAACAAATCCACTCAGCGACCTTGTGCAAAATCCATTTATGGTGGTCAGCGGGCACACTCAAACATGCTATGA